A genomic window from Labrus bergylta chromosome 7, fLabBer1.1, whole genome shotgun sequence includes:
- the c2cd4a gene encoding C2 calcium-dependent domain-containing protein 4A, with translation MWVVEKIRVSVERSNLPIPSAELSFKISDIMFGEKADKAKRISLCPNVITPDNIPEFCIPPTIPSMQDLKNTEQGRAARIIKVSPCERVNPEIEVMHHEPLNPHIIQVESVDESPYDGCSDEETTNADPQSQAALSLPHMAKAQTCYGFCTLLESPHTRRKESLFHSDPGSSPLLLPRSHSSMCTKASPSTSPSSSPSSFSLHTLTSRLSPRGYTLNWQATLDSDTTSSTESSPFSSPLLTRCPAKSSLFKALSHELLLSRNMRKAMVSRNNSLSTDEGSSTDNSPNVMRRASEGLVDGLPSSYSLAPPTIFPVDLTLHRERAMKERMVPIGKGGSLRLSAEYCPENQRLRVRLISAEGLYPLSVDPKIINCSVSLCLVPGKIQKQRSTVIRKSRNPIFNEDFFFDAISELDVSQRSLRFKVVNKMSTLKRDYLLGDCDLPLSSIVTL, from the coding sequence ATGTGGGTGGTGGAGAAGATCCGCGTGTCTGTGGAGAGATCTAACCTGCCTATTCCATCAGCGGAACTCAGCTTTAAAATTAGCGACATTATGTTTGGAGAAAAAGCCGACAAAGCCAAAAGGATTTCACTCTGCCCTAACGTCATCACCCCTGACAACATCCCGGAGTTCTGCATCCCCCCGACCATCCCGTCCATGCAGGACCTGAAGAATACTGAGCAGGGTCGAGCTGCTCGTATCATCAAGGTGTCTCCCTGCGAGAGGGTGAACCCTGAAATAGAGGTGATGCATCATGAGCCCCTCAACCCGCACATCATCCAGGTGGAGAGTGTGGACGAGAGCCCCTACGACGGTTGTAGTGATGAGGAGACTACCAATGCAGACCCCCAGAGCCAGGCTGCCTTGTCCCTTCCACACATGGCCAAAGCTCAGACCTGCTACGGCTTCTGCACCTTACTGGAGAGCCCCCACACCAGGAGGAAGGAGTCGCTCTTCCACTCCGATCCCGGCTCCTCTCCCCTGCTTTTGCCCAGGAGTCACTCCAGCATGTGTACCAAAGCATCCCCCTCCAcctcgccctcctcctctccttcctctttcagTCTTCACACCCTGACCTCCAGGCTTTCCCCAAGGGGATACACGCTGAACTGGCAGGCCACTCTGGACAGCGACACCACGTCCTCTACCGAATCCTCGCCTTTCAGCTCGCCGCTGCTGACCAGGTGCCCTGCCAAGTCTTCCCTCTTCAAAGCACTGAGCCATGAACTGCTGTTGTCAAGGAACATGAGGAAGGCAATGGTGTCCAGGAACAATTCCCTGTCCACAGATGAAGGCAGCTCCACAGACAATAGCCCCAATGTCATGAGGAGGGCGTCTGAGGGCTTAGTCGATGGCCTGCCCAGCAGCTACAGCCTGGCGCCTCCTACCATCTTCCCTGTAGACTTGACTCTGCACAGAGAGAGGGCAATGAAGGAGAGAATGGTACCCATAGGGAAAGGCGGCAGCCTGAGACTCTCAGCAGAGTACTGCCCGGAGAACCAAAGACTGCGGGTTCGACTGATCAGTGCCGAGGGCCTCTATCCTCTCTCTGTAGACCCCAAGATCATCAACTGCAGCGTTAGCCTCTGTCTGGTTCCCGGAAAAATCCAGAAGCAGCGCAGCACAGTCATCAGAAAGAGCCGAAACCCCATCTTCAACGAGGATTTCTTCTTTGACGCTATCTCAGAGTTGGACGTCAGCCAACGCTCCCTTCGCTTTAAAGTTGTGAACAAAATGTCCACCCTGAAGAGAGACTATCTCCTTGGTGACTGTGATTTGCCTCTTTCAAGTATTGTGACATTATAA